The following coding sequences are from one Candidatus Bathyarchaeota archaeon window:
- a CDS encoding adenosylcobinamide-GDP ribazoletransferase: protein MDAIKTFRDLLSFLTIIPLAKTEDFIWTSSRRMYLFPAAGLIIGGLAAAYFWGCGIIIQALLGLAAMVVAVPFAGFLGAFLPAAMTLAFLLVLTGFQHFDGLVDLGNALGLTRLEDRKEIAHRWIVTKKGALVAFAVEFAAVLGLFLLGLDVAVRALIVAEVAAKLSMVTIVWRGKAAHQGLGARFIDSAKRKINIIAYATAVIVGFVLLGVAGVLVVAATAVFGLLMSNVANYVFGGVCGDMIGATNEAARALSLVLVAALWLLAGFLFAGALWF from the coding sequence ATGGATGCTATAAAAACGTTTAGGGATTTGCTCTCGTTCCTAACGATTATCCCTCTGGCAAAAACCGAGGATTTTATTTGGACCAGTTCAAGGCGCATGTACCTGTTCCCAGCGGCGGGGTTGATTATTGGGGGCTTGGCGGCGGCGTATTTTTGGGGATGCGGCATCATCATACAAGCGTTGCTGGGCTTGGCGGCTATGGTTGTTGCGGTTCCGTTCGCGGGGTTTTTGGGTGCGTTTTTGCCTGCCGCGATGACGTTGGCGTTTTTGCTGGTTCTCACGGGGTTTCAGCACTTCGACGGACTAGTCGATTTAGGCAACGCTTTGGGGCTTACGCGCCTTGAAGACCGCAAAGAAATCGCGCACCGCTGGATAGTCACCAAAAAAGGCGCATTGGTCGCGTTCGCCGTAGAATTCGCAGCCGTCTTGGGACTGTTCCTGCTAGGCTTAGACGTGGCTGTCAGGGCACTCATAGTCGCAGAAGTAGCCGCGAAACTCTCTATGGTAACAATTGTCTGGCGCGGAAAAGCTGCCCACCAAGGCTTAGGCGCCCGATTCATAGACAGTGCCAAACGAAAAATCAACATCATAGCCTATGCAACCGCCGTAATCGTGGGGTTTGTGCTCCTAGGGGTTGCGGGGGTGCTGGTTGTGGCGGCGACGGCGGTGTTTGGGTTGCTTATGAGTAACGTAGCAAACTACGTGTTTGGCGGGGTCTGCGGCGACATGATTGGAGCTACCAATGAGGCTGCGCGGGCACTATCGCTGGTTTTGGTGGCGGCGCTGTGGCTGTTGGCTGGATTCTTGTTTGCGGGGGCACTGTGGTTTTGA
- a CDS encoding GDP-mannose 4,6-dehydratase, producing MTHIKGKNILVTGGAGFIGFHLCKKLCELGANVTIYDNLSSGRQENVDDLPDAKFVKGDILNLQQLLDLPKYDIIYHLAAQVVVPYSMENPTSDFETNAHGTVNVLEKARKDKSRLVFSSTAAVYGNPTMFPTPESYGFHPFSCYGLSKVVGEQYCQIYTLQYGLDITVFRFANVYGSRCHGVINDFMDKLQKNPEKLEIIGTGEQARDFVHVFDVVEALVLGTEEKATGKTFNLGFGKTTKIIDLAHMMLTILNLADKTVVTTTGQSWQGDISTIWFDITKAQKELNWTPKISIEDHLQKLIAERNML from the coding sequence ATGACACATATCAAAGGAAAAAACATCCTAGTAACTGGGGGCGCAGGATTCATAGGGTTCCACCTATGCAAGAAACTTTGTGAGTTAGGCGCAAACGTAACCATCTATGATAATTTATCCAGTGGCAGACAAGAAAACGTGGATGACTTGCCCGACGCCAAATTCGTCAAAGGCGACATACTTAACCTGCAGCAGCTTCTTGACCTGCCCAAGTACGACATCATTTACCATTTAGCTGCCCAAGTTGTCGTGCCCTACAGCATGGAAAACCCCACATCCGATTTTGAAACCAACGCGCACGGAACCGTAAACGTTTTGGAAAAAGCCCGCAAAGACAAAAGCCGCCTCGTCTTCTCCAGCACCGCCGCAGTCTACGGCAACCCCACAATGTTCCCCACCCCCGAATCCTACGGCTTCCACCCGTTCTCGTGCTACGGCTTATCCAAAGTCGTCGGCGAACAATACTGCCAAATCTACACCCTCCAATACGGCTTAGACATCACAGTTTTCCGTTTCGCTAACGTGTACGGCTCCAGGTGCCATGGCGTCATAAACGATTTCATGGATAAGCTGCAGAAGAACCCTGAAAAACTTGAAATCATCGGCACAGGGGAGCAGGCACGCGATTTTGTCCATGTTTTTGACGTTGTGGAAGCGCTGGTTCTGGGCACAGAAGAAAAAGCCACAGGCAAAACCTTCAATTTAGGTTTTGGAAAAACCACCAAAATCATCGACCTCGCACATATGATGTTAACAATCCTTAACCTTGCAGACAAAACCGTGGTCACAACTACGGGGCAGTCCTGGCAAGGCGACATCAGCACTATCTGGTTTGACATAACCAAAGCCCAAAAAGAACTAAACTGGACACCCAAAATCAGCATAGAAGACCACCTGCAAAAGTTAATCGCTGAGAGGAATATGCTTTGA
- a CDS encoding radical SAM protein → MKTQSICPICQKKIDAQLTLKDGKIIITKTCKEHGTFTATHWQSPSVYNFTEEHDYFKHFPESAAHKLPESCPYTCSTCKSHVSNTVIGVIDVTKECNIKCPICFSTFSDHIVDYEPTRQELNDVLEFLSKQNPKPPAILFSGGEPLERKDMPEIIGVAHKLKFMTILATNGINLAQDPELAARLKENGLNIVYLQFDTFSDETYMKIRGKKLLQLKYKAIEVCRKLDMEVILVTTLMNGFNDHEVGKIIKFAAANTDIIRGLIFQPIAFTGRATDNPFQEAWRDWQFAEQVETQTGGEVKTSDLFPLSVMSSPIKIMRKFMKKPWPLFSCSPHCGIVNWVYVSKSGKMIPINHFVNFGKFFKGILKLSKSAQVQGKLSIMATLFMSSMLSMNMLLVTKEVGIFTLMKAILKMFVAPSYQSLGPIRRRIFLLGCMAFMDPYTFDVNRVKRCVVHYVTPNLKIIPFCAYNNIHRIDTEETYAQKQH, encoded by the coding sequence ATGAAAACCCAAAGCATCTGCCCCATCTGCCAAAAAAAAATTGACGCCCAGCTAACCCTCAAAGACGGCAAAATCATCATAACCAAAACCTGCAAAGAACACGGAACCTTCACCGCCACCCACTGGCAAAGCCCCTCCGTCTACAACTTTACCGAAGAACACGACTATTTCAAGCATTTTCCAGAATCCGCCGCCCACAAACTCCCCGAAAGTTGCCCCTACACCTGCAGCACCTGCAAATCACACGTCTCCAACACCGTTATAGGCGTTATAGACGTAACCAAAGAATGCAACATCAAATGCCCCATTTGCTTCTCCACGTTTAGCGACCACATCGTCGACTACGAACCCACCCGCCAAGAACTCAATGATGTCCTTGAGTTCCTTAGCAAACAAAACCCCAAACCCCCAGCCATATTGTTCTCAGGCGGCGAACCTTTAGAGCGCAAGGATATGCCTGAAATAATCGGCGTAGCTCACAAGCTAAAGTTCATGACGATTCTGGCAACTAACGGCATCAACTTGGCACAAGACCCTGAACTGGCAGCGCGGCTCAAAGAGAACGGCTTAAACATCGTGTATTTGCAGTTTGACACGTTTAGCGATGAAACTTACATGAAGATTCGCGGCAAGAAACTGTTGCAGCTCAAATACAAAGCTATTGAGGTTTGCCGAAAACTCGACATGGAAGTCATATTAGTCACCACGCTCATGAACGGCTTTAACGACCATGAAGTTGGCAAAATCATCAAATTCGCCGCAGCCAACACCGACATCATACGCGGCTTGATTTTCCAGCCCATCGCTTTTACGGGGCGCGCGACGGATAACCCTTTTCAGGAAGCTTGGCGGGACTGGCAGTTCGCAGAGCAAGTGGAAACCCAAACAGGCGGCGAGGTCAAAACCTCAGACTTGTTCCCGCTATCCGTGATGAGCTCGCCCATTAAGATTATGCGCAAGTTCATGAAAAAACCGTGGCCGCTGTTCTCCTGTAGCCCGCACTGTGGCATCGTAAATTGGGTGTACGTTTCTAAAAGCGGCAAGATGATTCCCATTAACCACTTCGTGAATTTTGGCAAGTTTTTCAAAGGTATCTTAAAGCTCTCTAAAAGTGCACAGGTACAAGGCAAACTCTCCATCATGGCAACCCTGTTCATGTCCTCCATGCTCTCCATGAACATGCTCCTAGTCACCAAAGAAGTCGGCATCTTTACACTCATGAAAGCCATACTCAAAATGTTCGTCGCCCCCAGCTACCAATCCCTAGGACCCATACGCCGCCGTATATTCCTGCTTGGCTGCATGGCATTCATGGACCCCTACACCTTCGACGTAAACCGAGTCAAACGATGCGTCGTCCACTACGTCACCCCCAACCTCAAAATCATACCCTTCTGCGCCTACAACAACATCCACCGCATAGACACCGAAGAAACCTACGCCCAAAAACAACACTAG
- a CDS encoding DUF362 domain-containing protein yields the protein MTAKPQTVRIYKTKEHSVSDILQQAVKDAQLQGKQRIFIKPNLSHPEYLPGVVTDPKLTEELIGLLRDKASEVVVGESNGFNYPCRLAFEKTGMEAAVKRAGAKVVNLSEDQVVKVKFSKGERLKELFLPKTLMDSDVVVDLPLMKTHEFMAYSGALKNLFGCVPSNRRIYLHPYLPEVFYRLYTLFKPKITIMDARTGIEGNGPTKGKPVQMNLMLTGTDALATDIVTAQVMGLNWKNTYLHYIAKKTSFPTQDIKVEGAQISEVMRHFEPPKIDLPVKAQIEIYKHEYLTKLFFCSLDVVKLFQKVTKSYRGEAVEVA from the coding sequence ATGACCGCTAAACCGCAAACCGTCAGAATTTACAAGACCAAAGAGCACAGCGTAAGCGATATCCTGCAGCAGGCAGTTAAAGACGCGCAGCTACAAGGCAAGCAACGGATTTTCATAAAGCCTAACCTGAGCCACCCCGAGTACCTGCCAGGCGTAGTCACCGACCCAAAACTCACCGAGGAACTCATTGGGCTTTTGCGCGACAAAGCCTCCGAAGTTGTTGTGGGAGAGTCCAACGGCTTTAATTACCCTTGTCGTTTGGCATTTGAGAAGACAGGCATGGAAGCTGCCGTCAAAAGAGCAGGCGCCAAAGTCGTTAATCTATCCGAAGACCAGGTTGTCAAGGTCAAGTTCTCCAAGGGCGAGCGGCTTAAAGAGTTGTTTTTACCCAAGACGTTGATGGATTCTGATGTGGTGGTGGATTTGCCGTTGATGAAAACCCATGAGTTCATGGCGTACAGCGGCGCCCTCAAAAACCTTTTCGGTTGCGTCCCAAGCAACCGCCGCATCTACCTGCATCCATACCTGCCCGAAGTTTTCTATAGGCTCTACACGCTGTTTAAACCCAAAATCACCATCATGGACGCACGCACGGGCATCGAAGGCAACGGACCAACCAAAGGCAAACCCGTCCAAATGAACCTCATGCTCACAGGAACCGACGCATTAGCCACCGACATAGTCACCGCACAAGTCATGGGATTAAACTGGAAAAACACGTACCTTCACTACATCGCCAAAAAAACAAGCTTCCCCACACAGGACATCAAAGTTGAAGGTGCCCAAATCTCAGAGGTCATGCGCCACTTTGAACCCCCCAAAATCGACCTACCCGTGAAAGCCCAAATCGAAATCTACAAACACGAATACCTCACCAAACTATTCTTCTGCAGCCTTGATGTCGTCAAGCTCTTCCAAAAAGTCACCAAATCATACCGCGGAGAAGCTGTAGAGGTCGCATAA
- a CDS encoding DUF1616 domain-containing protein, with translation MKINQTTTTLRSLNLKSNKDTYILAVAISLILASALLAVYAVALTPPQEGYVSMYLLDSQKQASAYPEQLPTNESALVYLNVENHMGNTTTYQIHIKTAQNSNYTLPLDIQPTQTFSLTLQDGETWQETATISFNQAGTYDALFELWMQNPKSSTYEFTGKYCSLSIQVE, from the coding sequence GTGAAAATCAACCAAACAACCACGACTCTTCGAAGTTTGAACCTGAAAAGCAACAAAGACACCTACATACTAGCCGTTGCAATATCTCTTATTTTAGCCTCTGCTTTACTTGCAGTCTACGCCGTAGCGCTCACTCCGCCGCAGGAAGGCTACGTCTCCATGTACCTGCTCGACAGCCAAAAACAAGCATCCGCTTACCCCGAACAACTCCCAACCAACGAATCCGCCCTCGTCTACCTCAACGTCGAAAACCACATGGGCAACACCACAACCTACCAAATACACATCAAAACAGCACAGAACAGCAACTACACCCTGCCCCTTGATATCCAGCCCACCCAAACCTTCAGCCTCACCTTACAGGACGGGGAAACATGGCAAGAAACCGCGACCATATCATTCAACCAAGCTGGAACCTACGATGCCCTGTTTGAGTTGTGGATGCAAAACCCAAAAAGCAGCACCTACGAATTCACAGGCAAATACTGCAGCCTAAGCATACAAGTTGAATAA
- a CDS encoding glycosyltransferase family 4 protein — protein MAPTRLCIVTHTFLPHVGGIERVVYEQGKRLMRQGFDLEVLTHRNYTPPQYTYDGVNVRCYDALNIGFRLGIPYPIPNINSYKTFLQTIKHSELIHAHGHPYLSSLAAAKLARRYNKPFVLTQHNTFIEYNGIWNTVERINDLSVGKQNLKLAHKIIAISNATKNYVLSLGVDPEKVQVIYNGVDLDRFKPLSHARHRIREKHGIAQDAVVAVTVRRLVYKNGIDTLLESAQIALKQNTHLVYLVVGKGPDFDAVKDRVGQLGLEKRFVLAGFVSDEDLPSYYNAGDFFVLPSKSGEGLPLVGLEAMACGLPLVATDVGGIGEILIEEFGRIVPPNVPQALADAALEFAGLDFAKVKEKLRRVMSQRHSWDVNVEKLAKVYEEII, from the coding sequence ATGGCTCCAACTAGACTGTGTATTGTCACGCATACTTTTCTGCCTCATGTGGGCGGTATTGAAAGAGTGGTTTACGAGCAGGGCAAAAGGTTAATGCGCCAAGGCTTTGATTTGGAGGTTTTAACACACCGCAACTACACGCCCCCACAGTACACGTATGATGGCGTAAATGTTAGATGCTATGATGCATTGAACATCGGGTTTAGGCTGGGCATTCCTTATCCCATCCCCAACATCAACAGCTACAAGACGTTTTTGCAGACCATAAAACACAGCGAGCTAATTCATGCGCATGGGCACCCGTATTTGTCTTCGCTTGCAGCCGCCAAACTCGCCCGCCGCTACAACAAGCCGTTTGTTCTTACCCAGCACAACACGTTCATAGAATACAACGGCATCTGGAACACCGTAGAACGCATAAACGACCTATCCGTTGGAAAACAAAACCTCAAACTCGCGCACAAAATCATCGCGATAAGCAACGCCACCAAAAACTATGTACTCAGCCTCGGAGTTGACCCCGAAAAAGTACAAGTAATCTATAATGGAGTTGATTTAGACCGCTTCAAACCCTTAAGCCACGCACGCCACAGAATCAGGGAAAAACATGGCATCGCACAGGACGCGGTGGTTGCCGTGACGGTGCGCAGGCTCGTGTACAAAAACGGCATAGACACACTACTGGAAAGCGCCCAAATCGCATTAAAGCAGAACACGCATCTGGTCTATCTTGTAGTTGGTAAGGGGCCTGACTTTGACGCTGTCAAGGACAGGGTGGGGCAGTTGGGGTTGGAGAAGCGGTTTGTGTTGGCGGGATTTGTTTCTGACGAGGACTTGCCTAGCTATTATAATGCGGGGGATTTTTTTGTGTTGCCTAGCAAGTCTGGGGAGGGGTTGCCGTTGGTTGGTTTGGAGGCGATGGCTTGTGGTCTGCCTTTGGTGGCAACTGATGTTGGGGGAATTGGGGAAATTTTAATAGAGGAGTTTGGGAGAATTGTGCCGCCGAATGTGCCGCAAGCTTTGGCTGATGCTGCTTTGGAGTTTGCGGGTTTGGACTTTGCCAAGGTGAAAGAGAAGCTGCGGCGCGTGATGTCTCAAAGGCACAGTTGGGATGTTAACGTGGAAAAGTTGGCAAAGGTATATGAGGAAATCATTTAA
- a CDS encoding UbiA family prenyltransferase, whose protein sequence is MTPTPAKGLMALLRLPYWMMTGGLALLTAFAIVKDIIEPTTALLIFFSMAFITSAGFAINDYFDKESDAVIKPQRPIPSGALTLGQVAAISAFLFALGLLLGALINSLSLIILAIDSGLLLVYSTMVKRKSGFIANMLVGVLTGTAFLFGEAAVSGGITLASLSLYPIAFGTIGGNVLRDVLSLEGDSKVGYPTLPQRIGNPGAVKVGAFFFTACGVLAPLPFLIGEFSVFYLPLILLWSVLLLYSSARLITSAPTVENVRKYERMVTMSMMLLPLSLIVEALSPLLGGLL, encoded by the coding sequence TTGACGCCAACGCCAGCCAAAGGCCTCATGGCTCTTCTACGGTTACCCTACTGGATGATGACAGGCGGCTTGGCGCTGTTAACGGCTTTTGCCATCGTCAAAGACATCATCGAACCCACAACAGCACTGCTCATTTTCTTTTCCATGGCATTCATAACCTCCGCAGGCTTTGCAATAAACGACTACTTCGACAAGGAAAGCGACGCCGTAATTAAGCCTCAACGCCCCATTCCCTCAGGCGCCCTAACCTTGGGGCAAGTAGCCGCGATTTCCGCGTTCCTATTCGCTTTGGGACTACTGTTGGGGGCATTAATCAACTCTTTAAGCCTGATTATACTGGCGATAGATTCGGGCTTGCTTTTGGTTTACTCCACTATGGTGAAGCGCAAATCAGGGTTTATAGCTAACATGCTTGTGGGTGTTTTGACTGGGACGGCGTTTTTGTTTGGTGAAGCAGCCGTTTCAGGCGGGATAACCTTGGCGTCTTTGAGTTTGTATCCTATAGCGTTTGGAACAATCGGCGGCAATGTTCTGCGTGATGTGCTAAGCCTTGAAGGAGATTCAAAAGTGGGTTATCCTACTTTGCCCCAGAGAATCGGCAACCCTGGCGCAGTAAAAGTGGGTGCGTTCTTCTTTACGGCTTGTGGCGTTTTGGCTCCGCTTCCGTTTTTGATAGGCGAATTTAGCGTGTTCTACTTGCCGCTTATCTTACTTTGGAGTGTTTTGCTGCTTTACTCGTCTGCGCGGCTAATAACCTCCGCCCCCACGGTTGAGAACGTGCGCAAGTACGAACGCATGGTCACCATGTCCATGATGCTGCTACCGCTCTCGCTAATTGTTGAAGCCCTCTCGCCGTTGCTTGGAGGACTCCTATGA
- a CDS encoding glycosyltransferase family 2 protein, translated as MTTKVDMVSVVIPTLNEAGNIREAIDTFERELVYPKEIIIVDGNSTDGTLEIVKDSNCRLIIEPRRGYGLALRRGMQAAKGNVVVMVDGDGTYEITHINRMLEHMVENDADMCLATRMYDPNKAMGFFNFIGNKVITFCFNMLYKQNFSDTQSGFRAISHSAIEKVQFQETDMAFATEMLIKFAKKGFKMVEVPSSYKLRRYGKPKLRPLNSGIEIFTTMLKGLRA; from the coding sequence TTGACAACGAAAGTGGACATGGTTTCAGTGGTAATTCCAACCCTTAATGAAGCAGGGAACATACGCGAAGCAATTGACACGTTTGAAAGAGAACTGGTGTACCCCAAGGAAATTATCATTGTGGACGGCAACTCTACGGATGGCACCTTAGAAATTGTTAAGGACTCTAACTGCCGCTTGATTATTGAGCCTCGCCGCGGATACGGTTTGGCTTTGCGCAGGGGCATGCAAGCAGCAAAGGGCAACGTAGTCGTGATGGTTGACGGCGACGGAACCTATGAGATAACCCACATTAACCGCATGCTAGAGCATATGGTGGAAAACGACGCGGACATGTGCTTGGCAACCCGCATGTACGACCCCAACAAAGCCATGGGCTTTTTCAACTTCATCGGAAACAAAGTAATCACCTTCTGTTTCAACATGCTCTACAAGCAAAACTTTAGCGACACCCAATCAGGCTTTAGGGCAATTTCACACTCCGCCATCGAAAAAGTCCAGTTCCAAGAAACCGACATGGCATTCGCCACAGAAATGCTCATAAAATTCGCCAAGAAAGGCTTCAAAATGGTCGAAGTACCCTCCTCCTACAAGCTTCGCAGATACGGCAAACCCAAACTTAGACCCCTGAACTCTGGAATCGAAATCTTTACCACCATGCTCAAAGGTCTTAGGGCGTGA
- a CDS encoding radical SAM protein, which translates to MSLLSHVRFWNAIISMPTTKKMLELSLRRCERCGRTVLEAALDDYVGKADPKCAECSGAYSRIIGFWVEFLRKSLNVKREKVDKLLADPYARRAVLNIARSFRHFGIRKPLSLYAPFLVVWDFTHKCNLRCKHCYSKSGAVEEQELSTEEAKDVVDQLADAGVTALAFSGGEPLSRQDFFEVAEHAVKRGLYVSVATNGTLLTKEMAKKLKASSIHYVEISIDGSTAATHDSFRGVPGAFDKAVQGLKNAVAEDLCACIATTATKNNLAEMPDIITLAEDLGVERFTYFNFIPTGRAKEHFDQDLSAEEREKLMRYLLNRMSKGCKTTILTTAPQLARVALQCQGPSGTGEVTLSMAHMQTAKVSKKAVPLADFIGGCGAGRLYCSLSPQGVVHPCVFFPVNVGNLKKEKFIDIWLNSPLFNDLRDRKNLKGACATCSYKYICGGCRARANAYHNDYLQDDPGCAHGKKTKETTAA; encoded by the coding sequence TTGAGTTTGTTGAGTCACGTTAGGTTTTGGAACGCCATCATCAGTATGCCTACAACTAAGAAGATGCTGGAGCTTTCGTTGCGCAGGTGTGAGAGGTGTGGGCGAACAGTTTTGGAGGCGGCGTTGGATGATTACGTGGGCAAGGCTGACCCTAAATGTGCTGAGTGCAGCGGCGCGTATTCTCGGATTATCGGGTTTTGGGTAGAGTTTTTGCGCAAGAGCCTCAATGTTAAACGCGAGAAAGTTGACAAGCTCTTAGCTGACCCGTATGCGCGCAGGGCGGTTTTGAATATTGCCCGTTCGTTTAGGCATTTTGGCATCCGCAAGCCTCTGAGCCTGTACGCGCCTTTCCTTGTTGTCTGGGATTTCACGCATAAATGCAACCTAAGATGCAAGCACTGTTACAGCAAAAGCGGCGCCGTCGAAGAACAAGAACTCAGTACCGAGGAAGCCAAAGACGTGGTGGACCAGTTGGCGGATGCGGGGGTGACGGCGTTGGCGTTTTCAGGCGGCGAACCTCTGAGCCGACAAGACTTTTTTGAGGTCGCAGAACACGCAGTCAAACGCGGCTTATACGTGTCAGTAGCCACCAACGGCACCTTGCTCACCAAGGAAATGGCAAAAAAACTCAAAGCATCAAGCATTCATTACGTGGAAATCAGCATAGACGGCTCCACCGCAGCAACTCATGACAGCTTCCGTGGTGTTCCAGGCGCGTTTGATAAAGCCGTGCAGGGATTAAAGAACGCGGTCGCAGAGGATTTGTGCGCGTGCATAGCAACCACCGCCACAAAAAATAACCTCGCTGAGATGCCTGACATCATCACGTTAGCCGAAGACTTGGGTGTGGAGCGTTTCACTTACTTCAACTTCATCCCTACAGGCAGGGCTAAAGAGCATTTTGATCAGGACCTCTCGGCGGAGGAACGCGAAAAACTCATGCGCTACTTGCTCAACCGCATGTCAAAGGGCTGCAAAACCACCATCTTAACCACCGCGCCCCAGCTAGCCCGCGTCGCGTTGCAGTGTCAAGGTCCCAGCGGAACAGGCGAAGTCACCTTATCAATGGCGCACATGCAAACCGCTAAGGTTAGCAAGAAAGCTGTTCCCCTCGCAGACTTCATAGGCGGATGCGGCGCAGGCAGGCTCTACTGCTCGCTTAGCCCCCAAGGCGTCGTCCACCCCTGCGTATTCTTCCCTGTGAACGTGGGCAACCTCAAAAAAGAAAAATTCATAGACATCTGGCTTAACAGCCCCCTGTTTAACGACCTAAGAGACCGCAAAAACCTCAAAGGCGCCTGCGCAACCTGCAGCTACAAGTACATCTGCGGAGGATGCCGAGCCCGAGCCAACGCCTACCACAACGATTACCTACAAGATGACCCCGGCTGCGCCCACGGCAAAAAAACAAAGGAAACAACAGCAGCATGA
- a CDS encoding NTP transferase domain-containing protein — translation MRIPALIMAGGKGKRMGLSTEKPLLPFLGKPLLDWVAQAVSNAHNISEFYVVTSPNTPQTQQHCLEKGYRILCTDAKGYHNDLKQATRQADLMDAVLTIPADLPAVTGEFIDTVVDAFEKCGKDFLAVFVPIKEREKLGLSISSTDEYQGIWYAVSGVNIINGTQIQTPEKIETSAIITQQTEVLLNINTTQDLQTAQKILQNQKRV, via the coding sequence TTGAGGATTCCAGCGCTAATTATGGCTGGCGGCAAAGGCAAACGCATGGGACTGTCCACCGAAAAGCCCCTGCTGCCGTTTCTGGGCAAACCATTGCTGGACTGGGTCGCACAAGCCGTCTCCAACGCCCACAACATCTCCGAGTTCTACGTGGTAACCAGTCCCAACACGCCCCAAACCCAACAACACTGCCTTGAAAAGGGCTACAGGATTTTGTGCACTGACGCGAAGGGCTACCACAACGACCTCAAACAAGCCACCCGCCAAGCAGACCTAATGGACGCGGTGCTGACAATTCCCGCGGATTTACCTGCCGTCACAGGCGAATTCATCGACACAGTCGTAGACGCATTTGAGAAATGCGGCAAAGACTTCCTCGCAGTTTTCGTACCCATCAAAGAACGCGAAAAACTCGGACTCTCCATCTCAAGCACCGACGAATACCAAGGCATCTGGTACGCAGTCTCAGGCGTAAACATCATCAACGGAACCCAAATCCAAACCCCAGAAAAAATAGAAACCAGCGCCATCATCACCCAACAAACCGAAGTCCTCCTCAACATCAACACCACCCAAGACCTACAAACCGCACAAAAAATCCTCCAAAACCAAAAACGAGTATAG